A DNA window from Bacteroidota bacterium contains the following coding sequences:
- a CDS encoding polysaccharide deacetylase family protein: MFPVKPPYLLQAIFSSFIWRYEPSEKKSLYLTFDDGPEPQVTPFVLDILKQYKAKATFFCVGENVHKNPDLYKRILIEGHKTGNHSYNHLNGWKTKSENYINNIQKCALVVNSKLFRPPYGKITPKQAKLLRPFFKIVMWDVLSGDYSEQNSEMKCYENIANHASNGSIIVFHDSLKSKKNVLSVLPKTLEHFSKKGYSFLPVPD; this comes from the coding sequence ATGTTCCCGGTCAAGCCTCCATATTTGCTGCAAGCAATTTTTAGCAGTTTTATATGGAGGTATGAACCATCTGAAAAAAAAAGCCTTTATCTTACTTTTGATGATGGTCCTGAACCTCAAGTTACCCCTTTTGTACTTGATATATTAAAACAATATAAAGCCAAAGCAACTTTTTTTTGTGTAGGAGAAAACGTGCACAAAAATCCGGACTTATATAAAAGAATTTTAATTGAGGGACATAAAACAGGAAACCATTCCTATAACCATTTGAATGGTTGGAAAACAAAATCAGAAAATTATATTAATAATATTCAAAAGTGTGCATTAGTAGTAAATTCAAAACTATTCAGGCCTCCCTATGGAAAAATAACTCCAAAGCAAGCAAAATTACTAAGGCCTTTTTTTAAAATTGTAATGTGGGATGTTTTAAGCGGCGATTACAGCGAACAAAATTCCGAAATGAAATGTTATGAAAACATTGCAAATCATGCAAGTAATGGATCAATTATTGTTTTTCATGACAGTTTAAAATCAAAAAAAAACGTATTAAGTGTTTTACCAAAAACACTTGAACATTTTTCAAAAAAAGGATATTCATTCCTACCCGTTCCTGATTAA
- a CDS encoding HAMP domain-containing histidine kinase produces MSIIKIKASKGKINKANQFTMVHELRNPLTNVILSCDYLLEEIKNKNPDKETLSKSLEIIARNCSRMNQLIVDFVQKGQESKSLDNSINGILEESLFLASDRINLKKVAIEKSFCIDKSVPLSQHDNFRIAFLNIIINAVESMETGKGILQITSSEDKLSYSVKIADNGSGIRECDKTKLFQPFFTRKIGGLGIGLVITRNLLLEVNVSLHVKSKLGHGSEFTIRFKKKNTIY; encoded by the coding sequence ATGTCGATTATAAAAATAAAAGCAAGTAAAGGGAAAATAAATAAAGCAAATCAATTTACAATGGTCCATGAATTAAGGAATCCTTTAACCAATGTAATATTATCTTGTGATTATTTATTAGAAGAAATAAAAAACAAAAATCCCGATAAGGAAACCCTAAGCAAAAGTCTTGAAATAATAGCCAGAAATTGCAGCAGAATGAATCAACTTATTGTTGATTTTGTACAAAAAGGGCAGGAGTCCAAAAGCCTTGATAATTCAATTAATGGAATTTTAGAGGAGAGCCTTTTTCTTGCATCGGATCGGATCAATCTTAAAAAAGTTGCAATTGAGAAGTCGTTTTGTATTGACAAATCGGTTCCCTTATCACAGCATGATAATTTTCGCATAGCATTTCTTAATATTATTATCAATGCAGTTGAATCCATGGAAACAGGAAAAGGGATTCTTCAAATAACATCAAGCGAGGATAAACTTTCTTATTCTGTTAAAATTGCTGATAATGGATCAGGTATACGTGAGTGCGATAAAACAAAATTGTTTCAACCCTTTTTTACCAGGAAAATAGGGGGACTGGGTATAGGACTTGTAATAACCCGCAATTTGTTGTTAGAGGTGAATGTCTCATTGCATGTAAAAAGTAAGCTAGGACATGGTTCTGAATTTACCATTAGATTCAAAAAAAAGAATACAATATATTAA